From one Actinopolyspora saharensis genomic stretch:
- a CDS encoding helix-turn-helix domain-containing protein, with amino-acid sequence MAGNSERTPKARALGAELRECRNDADMTQRALAQHLDVSYVTLSRYESGARTPKPEDVAQILTTLGVRGARYQELVEMARDADQPNWVAGPTGARRELTTLIEFETNAQHITDVCTDVMPGLLQTADYATAVMGGHADADTNARVTMRVGRQNVLHRAEAPTLEVVITEHTLREPLGGHDVLLEQLRHLAKASELDNVTIRVLPDGSTEWTPAHAGSFVLFEFAKAAPIVHLEHVASSTSVYSARETRAYQEAATTLRRTAMDPHRSVQLINEIADQLEGHR; translated from the coding sequence ATGGCTGGAAACAGCGAGCGGACCCCCAAGGCGCGCGCGCTCGGCGCGGAACTGCGGGAATGCCGCAACGACGCCGACATGACGCAGCGCGCGCTGGCTCAACACCTCGACGTGAGTTACGTGACCCTGTCTCGGTACGAAAGCGGCGCGAGAACACCGAAACCGGAAGACGTCGCGCAGATCCTCACTACGCTCGGAGTGCGAGGAGCCAGGTACCAGGAGCTGGTCGAGATGGCGCGAGACGCCGACCAACCGAACTGGGTGGCCGGACCGACCGGAGCGCGGCGCGAGCTGACCACGCTGATCGAGTTCGAGACCAATGCTCAGCACATCACTGATGTGTGCACCGACGTGATGCCCGGTTTGCTACAAACTGCCGACTACGCCACCGCCGTCATGGGCGGCCATGCAGACGCGGACACCAACGCGCGCGTCACCATGCGGGTGGGGCGTCAGAACGTCCTCCACAGGGCCGAGGCCCCCACCCTGGAAGTGGTCATCACCGAGCACACGCTCCGGGAACCTCTCGGCGGCCACGACGTGCTGCTCGAACAACTTCGACATCTGGCCAAGGCGAGCGAACTCGACAACGTGACGATCAGGGTTCTCCCTGACGGTTCCACCGAATGGACACCGGCACACGCGGGCTCCTTCGTACTGTTCGAATTCGCCAAGGCCGCACCGATCGTGCACCTGGAGCACGTCGCCTCATCCACCTCCGTGTACAGCGCACGGGAAACAAGGGCCTACCAGGAGGCTGCTACTACGCTGCGCCGGACAGCTATGGACCCTCATCGGTCAGTGCAGCTCATCAACGAAATCGCCGATCAGTTGGAAGGTCATCGATGA